The genomic stretch TGCTGTTGCTGCAAAAACCTGTGGTACAGCATAAACAGTCATGCCCGCAAGAACACCATATTGATTAAATGATAAATTCAAAAGTGGTTGCAGAAAGGGCAAGGTAAAAATAACAATAACCCCTAAAAGAGCAGTAAAAGCAATGGATGCGGCTACATCTGTGTTTTTAGCTTTAATAGTAGAGGCAGTTGCTACAATAGCTGAGTTACCACAAATAGCATTACCACATGCAATGAGCATTGCTAAATGTGAAGAAAGCCCCAAAAGACGCCCAATGGCAAAACTGATAAGAATGGTTATGAATATGACGAATAAGATGCCGACAAGTAAATTCCAACCGGCTGAAAAAACAGTATGAATGCTAATGTTTGCACCTAGGAGTACAATAGCAATTTCGAGAAGTGTTTTTGAGCAAAAGGTTATACCTTTTTGCAAATATTTTGGGAGAATAAAACAACTACGAATAATAGATCCTAATAAAATCGCCAAAACAAGACTTTCAAACCACGGTTCTGTAAAAAGCTGTTTTTCTATGATTTCTAAACTATAAGCTAAAGCTGATACGAGTATGCATATTAAAATGCCGGGACCAAAATTGATGAAAAAAGGTAATTTCTTATTTAACATTTTGGTATTTTTCCCTTAAAATGTAATGGTAGAAATAAAAAGATAAAAGTAAAAAGGATATATTTTAAAGATTGGTTCTCGCCCGTAAAGCTGCAGCTAAAGTTCCATCATCGAGATAATCTAGTTCACCACCGACAGGTACTCCATGGGCAAGTCGGGTAATTTTAACTGAAAAATTAGAGAGTTGATCGGTGATATAATGTGCTGTTGTTTGCCCTTCAACAGTTGCATTAACAGCTAGAATAACTTCTGTAATTGAGTCATTGATAACGCGGTTTATTAAAGAAGTGATGTTGAGTTCATCTGGACCTATTCCATCCAATGGGGATAGCCGTCCACCTAGTACATGGTAGTGCGCTGGTAAAATTCCGGCTCGTTCAAGAGCCCAAAGATCAGAAATATCTTCAACAACGATAATCGTTGTATTATCACGACGAGGATCTGTACAAATCAAACAAGGATCAGTTGTATCTACATTGCCACAAACAGAACAAATGCTTACTTTGTTTACAGCTTCTTGTATTGCAGCTCCTAATGGTTCCAATAGTATTTCTTTTTTCTTAATAAGATGAAGGGCAGCACGACGTGCTGAACGTGGTCCAAGGCCTGGTATTCGCGCTAAAAGTTGAATGAGGCGCTCAATTTCAGGGCCTGCAATATGTTGAGACATACTATTATTCCAAAAGATTAAATTAAAGCCACTTTATTAAAACGGAAGCTTGAAACCTGGTGGAATCGGTAAACCTGCTGTTATACTTTGTGTTTTTTCTGCTATAGCCGTTTCAATTTTTGCTTTGGCTTCATTATGAGCTGCCATAATGAGATCTTCAAGTATTTCAATCTCTTCAGGATTGATTAATGACGGGTCAATTTTGATTGCTGATATAGTATTTTTACCATTTAAGGTGATGCTGACGAGCCCGCCGCCGGCTGTACCTGTTATATGCAAATTAGCCAAATCATCTTGCATTTGCTGCATTTTCTCTTGCATTTCTTTGGCTTTTTTCATCATGCCCATCATATCACGCATAGCAATTAGTTTCCTTATTCATCATTTGTATGATCATTATTTTCATTTTCGAAGATATGAGGAGTTAAATCAAGATCATTTTCTTGTTTATTCAGACGAATATCGACAATTTTTGCTCCTGGGAAATGATTGAGAATTGTTGCGATATCAGGATCTGTTTCCACATCAGAAAAAAGAGCCTTTTGAGTGGCTACACTTTCTTCTTGTAAAGTTGGTCCTCCCCCTTCAGTGACAAAAGTTATTGTCCAATGTTTTTTAGTCCATTGATATAACATTTTTTTATATCACGGGCTAATGAACGAGGAGCATTTTCAGCAAGTCTTAATGTTATATGCTCTGGTTCAAAAGAAACAGGATGAATAAATTCTTTGACAAGTAATTTGAAATGTGTTTCGCAGTGTTGTTCAGCTAAATTAACGATATCATGTAGAGAATTTATATTTAGGGACTTTTGTTCTGTCGTTTCCGTTTCTGGTGGAGAAGAAGCGTACGGTAAGTGAACGACATTGTTAGAAGATTCGGTAGTTTGGATATTATCAAGACTTTCTTGTATTTCAAAAGAGTTTGTATTTTTAGGAGTTTGAATTCTTAATGATTCTATTGGTTGAACAGAAAGGTTGAGTTGATTAGCTAAAGCTGTTTTAAAATTATGTTGGTTTTGCTGTGAGTTGGAAATTTGTGAGAAAGAATGAATATGCGCATCATCGGCTTTTACGGTATGATTTACATTGTTGGTTTCTTGATGGGGATTATTTTCGGTAATTGTAAGAGATTTTTTTCTTGTGTGAGCTTTTTCAAAGCTTCATCAAGAGTTGGCAGGTCAGCAGTATGGGTAAGACGAATCAATATCATTTCAGCAGCTTGAATAGGGCGTGCAGCTTTATTGACTTCTTGTAAGCCTTTGAGCAGAATTTGCCAGTTTCTGGAAAGAACGGGAATAGAAAGTTTTTGTGAAAAGTCTAAACCTCGTAAACGTTCCTCTTCTGTTAAGAAGAGATCTCCAGCTATTTCTGGTGTCAAACGCAACCGTGTGACCAAATGGTTGAAGTCAGATAATTCTGTTAATATCATAAAAGGGTCAGCACCTGCGTCATACTGGCTACGTAATTCGCTCAATGCACTGACAATATTTCCTTTCATAACAAATTCAAACAGATCAATAATACGCGCTTGATCAGCTAGTCCTAACATTGTGCGTACTGAAACAGTACTGACTTTACCATTGCTATAAGCAATAGCTTGATCAAAAATAGACAAAGCATCGCGTGCAGACCCTTCTGCAGCACGAACGATTAGAGATAAAGCTTGATCTTCTACTTTAATTTTTCATGTTTAGCAATTTTACGTAAGTGTTCTACTAAAACTGCTGATTCAATACGCCGTAAATCAAAACGCTGGCAGCGTGAAAGAATTGTAATAGGGACTTTACGAATTTCTGTTGTTGCAAAAATAAATTTTATATGTGGGGGTGGTTCTTCAAGCGTTTTTAATAGGCCATTAAATGCTTGTGTTGAAAGCATATGAATTTCGTCAATAATGTAAATTTTATAACGCGCAGAAACAGGGCGGTAACGTATTTGTTCAATAATTTCACGAATATCGTCAATACCAGTGTGCGAAGCTGCATCCATTTCTATAACGTCGATATGGCGGCCTTCAATAATTTGTGTACAGTGTTCACCAAGTGTATTAAGTGCGATAGTGGGTTGGTCAATGTCTTTTGTTTTGTAGTTGAGCGCGCGCGCTAAAATACGTGCTGTTGTGGTTTTTCCTACTCCGCGAATTCCTGTTAACATCCACGCTTGTGCAATACGCCCTGTCTCAAAGGCGTTAGTAAGGGTGCGTACCATTGCTTCTTGACCAATAAGGTCAGAGAAATTCTGAGGTCGATATTTGCGAGCGAGAACACGATAAGTCGTTACTGCAGGCAGATTTTCCATCAATGATTCCAATTTTAAAGCTCTTGTAAATATATTACAATGACATGAAAACACAGATTAAAAATATACTCTACTATAAAAGGATTTTTTCTCAATCAATTTATTTTAAAGAAATAAAATCATTTGTTTAAAATGCTCAAGATTTCTTTGTTTTTTAGATGTAGAGTACTTATCCTATCACGAAAACTTGTAAAATAACAAAGGCGTGATTCCATTAATAAAAGTGGAAGGTCGGTACGATGACCCGTACCAAAGCTCGTTAGGGCTGCTTCTTTCCAGACCTGACCCGGTTGGCGAGTAGTTCGTCCATCACCAACCTCCCAATTTTATATTGTCGATTTAAAACGGAAAATCAAGCTTTGAAACAAAAAACATAGAAAGAATAACTAAAAAGCTTCCTTTTGAATTTTATTAATGTTTAGCATAAGAAATATTTTGGGTTTTTCTTTAACACTTTGTGATTTACGGTTTTTGAATTATTTTATTTTTTGTACGGCGGGTTGCTGAATATGCAAGAAATTTGTCAACTTTTATGACAGAGACAGTCTATATTTTTGTTTGAAGTAGATAAGATATTGGCTTTGTTATAGGTAATTCCTGATCAAAGTTTTCTCTTATTTTTGTATTTGTTCGCAATATGGCTTATAATTCACCGGGCGGTTTGACCATAAAAGTGAACACCGCTAATTAATGTGAAAATTGATTTTACTTTTGAAAAAGTTTGGTTATCCAAAATGTTGGAAAATCTAATACAATATTCGAATTTCATTAGATATATATGGGTACAAAATTACTCAAACTGGGTTGCGAATGTTTTAAAAACCAATTTTGAAGAAGCATTTTTCCAAATGACTCTGGGTAAGTTCTACATGTTTGGAGCTCTTATAAATGCTGTACCACCAAGCGTGATCTTCTATAATGCAGTCTATCTTTATACTCCTTTTACTTGTGGTATTTAAAAACTACACTATTTCCATAAAAAGAAGCTTATACTTAGGGATTGGACGTTTTTGAAAATAATATCTTTTTTATGCGGCAATGTGAAAAATCATAAACCTACTGGCTAGTATTGGTGATAATTTTACAGCATTACACAAGAGTATTGATATGGTTGCAAAGAGTTGATTTTTTCACATTAAAATTTTGCGTACTTTATCAAGGTCATACTGTGTGTCAACACTTAAGGGAATCGTATCAATTATTTCTACATCGATACGCATATTATTTTCTAATGCGCGTAATTGTTCAAGCTTTTCACGTTGTTCGAGTGTAGATGGTGCAAGAGTTACAAATCGTTCAAGTACTTCACGTCGATAAGCATATAATCCAATATGATGGTAAAAAGGGCCGTTTCCGTAAGGTG from Bartonella sp. WD16.2 encodes the following:
- a CDS encoding YbaB/EbfC family nucleoid-associated protein — protein: MRDMMGMMKKAKEMQEKMQQMQDDLANLHITGTAGGGLVSITLNGKNTISAIKIDPSLINPEEIEILEDLIMAAHNEAKAKIETAIAEKTQSITAGLPIPPGFKLPF
- the recR gene encoding recombination mediator RecR — protein: MSQHIAGPEIERLIQLLARIPGLGPRSARRAALHLIKKKEILLEPLGAAIQEAVNKVSICSVCGNVDTTDPCLICTDPRRDNTTIIVVEDISDLWALERAGILPAHYHVLGGRLSPLDGIGPDELNITSLINRVINDSITEVILAVNATVEGQTTAHYITDQLSNFSVKITRLAHGVPVGGELDYLDDGTLAAALRARTNL
- a CDS encoding YeiH family protein, with product MLNKKLPFFINFGPGILICILVSALAYSLEIIEKQLFTEPWFESLVLAILLGSIIRSCFILPKYLQKGITFCSKTLLEIAIVLLGANISIHTVFSAGWNLLVGILFVIFITILISFAIGRLLGLSSHLAMLIACGNAICGNSAIVATASTIKAKNTDVAASIAFTALLGVIVIFTLPFLQPLLNLSFNQYGVLAGMTVYAVPQVFAATAPISFVSVQIATIVKLVRVLMLGPLIFILSIIYRQPGQTHLRLHTLIPWFIIGFIMMMLIRSAKLIPTIAFNLINFTAQIFTVISMAAVGLDVDIRSLKKAGWSVISTSTFSIFILAILSFLMIRLINLNHIIF